The Geomonas ferrireducens genome includes a window with the following:
- a CDS encoding AMP-dependent synthetase/ligase produces MEKVPFRSIPDLLRHQATKQDARLAVKFRKQGNWVTLSYAQFYNRALMVARGLRKLGIKPGDKVAILSENRAGWIIADMGILCAGAVTVPVYPSNTPDQIAYTLNHGDARIVFISGKWQYRKLLKVKDAIPMVQLVVSFERFLGEPGLPLTTLYQLSEIDDPITEQERAELEAVVDSIESESLASIIYTSGTTGIPRGAMLSHRNILFDVFATMEKVAVLGDGEVFLSFLPLSHVLERTTGYYLPIAKGAMIAFADSIEKIAENMLEIQPSIMVCVPRLFEKIHSRIYEHVHQLSLYKRKLFRTVLAIGRAWVQAQYVDKKVPLMLALKHAIADRIVFSKLRLRFGENLKFCSSGGAPLDPAINEFFWSIGVPILEGYGLTETSPVVCANTFSELRFGSVGTPLEGTEIAVADDGEILVRGPQVMMGYYKEEAETKDALRDGWLRTGDIGRIEGRFVFVTDRKKELIVTAGGKNVAPQPIENLLKRDKYISQAYVYGDRRPYLTALLVPTLEKLLEFAREQNITYNDLEELVVHEPVQELYRQRVEAVNADLAHHETIKHFVLLPRDFTLEAGELTPTLKLKRRVISERYKDAIDRMYATEN; encoded by the coding sequence GTGGAAAAGGTGCCGTTTCGATCCATACCCGACCTGCTGCGGCATCAGGCGACCAAACAGGACGCCCGACTTGCCGTGAAGTTTAGAAAGCAGGGGAACTGGGTCACCCTGAGTTACGCCCAGTTCTACAACCGCGCCCTCATGGTGGCGCGTGGCCTGCGCAAACTCGGCATAAAGCCGGGCGACAAGGTTGCCATACTCTCGGAAAACCGCGCCGGGTGGATCATCGCGGACATGGGGATCCTGTGTGCCGGTGCCGTCACCGTTCCAGTTTATCCGAGCAACACGCCGGACCAGATCGCATACACCCTGAATCACGGCGATGCGCGCATCGTCTTCATCTCCGGGAAGTGGCAGTACCGGAAGCTTTTAAAGGTGAAAGACGCCATCCCCATGGTGCAGCTCGTGGTCTCCTTCGAGCGCTTCCTCGGTGAGCCCGGCCTGCCGCTCACCACGCTTTACCAGCTCTCCGAGATCGACGACCCGATCACCGAGCAGGAGCGGGCCGAGCTGGAGGCGGTCGTGGATTCCATCGAATCGGAAAGCCTCGCGTCCATCATATACACCTCGGGAACGACCGGCATTCCGAGGGGCGCCATGCTGTCGCACCGAAACATCCTCTTCGACGTCTTTGCCACCATGGAGAAGGTCGCCGTTTTAGGGGATGGCGAGGTGTTCCTGAGCTTTCTCCCCTTGAGCCACGTACTCGAGAGGACCACCGGCTACTATCTCCCCATCGCGAAGGGGGCGATGATCGCCTTTGCCGACAGCATCGAGAAGATCGCGGAGAACATGCTCGAGATTCAGCCGAGTATCATGGTCTGCGTGCCGAGGCTTTTCGAGAAGATCCATTCGCGCATCTACGAGCACGTGCACCAGCTCTCGCTCTACAAGAGAAAGCTCTTCAGGACGGTCCTTGCCATCGGTCGCGCTTGGGTCCAGGCGCAATACGTGGATAAAAAAGTGCCGCTCATGCTCGCCCTCAAGCACGCCATCGCGGACCGGATCGTTTTCAGCAAGCTGCGCCTGCGTTTCGGCGAGAACCTGAAGTTCTGCTCCAGCGGCGGGGCCCCCCTCGATCCCGCGATCAACGAATTTTTCTGGAGCATCGGCGTGCCGATCCTCGAGGGGTACGGGCTCACCGAGACGAGTCCCGTCGTCTGCGCCAACACCTTTTCCGAACTGCGCTTTGGCAGCGTCGGCACCCCGCTCGAGGGAACCGAGATCGCCGTAGCGGATGACGGCGAAATACTGGTGCGCGGTCCGCAGGTGATGATGGGCTACTACAAGGAAGAGGCGGAGACTAAGGATGCGCTGCGTGATGGGTGGCTCAGAACCGGCGACATCGGCCGCATCGAGGGGCGCTTCGTGTTCGTTACGGACCGGAAAAAGGAGCTCATCGTCACGGCAGGGGGTAAGAACGTCGCTCCCCAGCCGATCGAGAACCTCCTGAAACGGGACAAATACATCTCCCAGGCATACGTCTACGGCGACCGCAGGCCCTACCTGACTGCGCTTCTCGTCCCTACGCTGGAGAAGCTCCTCGAGTTCGCGCGCGAGCAGAATATCACCTACAACGACCTGGAAGAACTCGTGGTGCACGAGCCGGTACAGGAGCTGTACCGGCAGCGAGTAGAGGCCGTGAACGCGGACCTCGCCCACCACGAGACGATCAAACACTTCGTGCTGCTGCCGCGCGATTTCACCCTGGAGGCGGGCGAGCTCACCCCGACCCTCAAGTTGAAGCGGCGCGTGATTTCCGAGCGTTACAAGGACGCCATTGACAGGATGTACGCCACCGAGAACTGA
- a CDS encoding 3-hydroxyacyl-CoA dehydrogenase/enoyl-CoA hydratase family protein, producing MRQINKVAVLGAGVMGAAIAAHLANAGLEVLLLDLVPESAGNNRSVVAQRAVAALLESKPAALYLPDYARYIEIGNFEDDAQRLKECDWVIEVVVENLEVKKRLLQDVVVPNLSESAVLSTNTSGLSVNELAQVLPASLRPRFMVTHFFNPPRYMRLMEMVPCAETDLGTFKAMAGFLRRRLGKGVVFAKDTPNFIANRIGTYAGAATWRHMEEMGLTVEEVDAVTGQAMARPKTATFALWDLVGIDTVVRVMDNSYQLLGGDDERELFRVPESVRRMVADGLTGRKGKGGFFKRETVDGVSTKFFYDPTTGAYRPAASPKFASVGAAKQVDDPAARVRTLIQGDDKGARLAWCTLRDTLIYTVKRIPEIADDVVNVDNAMRWGYNWELGPFELLDAIGVAAFVARAGNDGVAVPQLLNEVESFYRTEDGKRLFYSITEREWREVPRSDGEISLTLLKSAGNVVERNSAASLVDLGDGVFCLEFHSKMNTIGNDTLSMIQKGVRRTEQEGIGMVIANEGSLFSAGANLMLIAMAVAEGAWDDLNLTVRAFQRAMMAIKYAKVPVVAAPHALVMGGGCETCLHADAINAHAETYMGLVEIGVGLIPAGGGTKEMALRAIRLAEEQDADVMPFILKNYRNIAMAKVSTSAADLMRMGLMRPGDGISLALDRRIHDAKLKSIALSANYRPGRPATDLKAPGRSIAASIKTQLWNLEEGGFISAYDRYLASGIADVITGGDVPAGTMITEEHLLDLEREMFLKFCGQKKTLERIQHMLKKGRPLRN from the coding sequence ATGAGACAGATCAACAAGGTTGCCGTGCTGGGCGCGGGTGTTATGGGTGCCGCCATCGCAGCGCATCTCGCCAATGCGGGGCTTGAGGTGCTGCTGCTCGACCTGGTCCCGGAATCGGCCGGAAACAACCGCAGCGTTGTCGCGCAGCGCGCGGTGGCCGCTCTTTTGGAGTCCAAGCCTGCGGCGCTCTACCTCCCTGATTACGCCCGCTACATCGAGATCGGCAATTTCGAGGATGACGCGCAGCGGCTCAAGGAGTGCGATTGGGTGATCGAGGTGGTCGTGGAGAACCTCGAAGTGAAGAAACGGCTTTTGCAGGACGTGGTGGTGCCCAATCTCTCCGAAAGCGCCGTGCTGTCCACCAACACGAGCGGGCTGTCGGTAAACGAGCTGGCCCAGGTACTCCCGGCCTCGTTGCGCCCCCGTTTCATGGTGACCCACTTTTTCAACCCGCCCCGCTACATGCGCCTCATGGAGATGGTTCCCTGCGCCGAGACCGACCTCGGCACGTTCAAGGCCATGGCCGGTTTCCTGCGCAGGCGCCTCGGCAAGGGGGTGGTCTTCGCCAAGGACACCCCGAACTTCATCGCAAACCGGATTGGCACCTACGCCGGAGCCGCCACCTGGCGCCACATGGAGGAGATGGGGCTCACCGTCGAGGAGGTGGACGCCGTGACCGGCCAGGCGATGGCGCGCCCGAAAACGGCGACTTTCGCCCTGTGGGACCTGGTCGGCATCGATACCGTGGTCCGCGTGATGGACAACAGCTATCAGCTTCTTGGCGGTGACGACGAACGCGAGCTGTTCCGGGTGCCGGAGAGCGTGCGGCGCATGGTGGCCGACGGGCTCACCGGGCGTAAAGGGAAGGGGGGCTTCTTCAAACGCGAGACCGTCGACGGCGTCAGCACCAAGTTCTTCTACGACCCGACGACCGGCGCCTACCGCCCGGCCGCCTCCCCGAAGTTCGCCTCGGTGGGTGCGGCAAAGCAGGTCGACGACCCTGCGGCACGGGTGAGGACCCTGATCCAGGGGGACGACAAGGGCGCCCGCCTCGCCTGGTGCACGCTAAGGGACACGCTCATCTACACGGTGAAGCGCATCCCGGAAATCGCCGACGACGTGGTGAACGTCGATAACGCCATGCGGTGGGGGTACAACTGGGAGCTCGGTCCGTTCGAGCTTCTCGACGCCATTGGGGTCGCCGCCTTCGTGGCGCGCGCCGGGAACGACGGCGTCGCAGTGCCGCAGCTTCTCAACGAGGTGGAAAGTTTCTACCGCACCGAGGATGGCAAGCGCCTTTTCTACAGCATTACGGAGAGGGAGTGGCGCGAGGTGCCGAGAAGCGACGGGGAGATCTCCCTCACCCTGCTGAAGAGCGCGGGGAACGTCGTGGAGAGGAACAGCGCCGCCTCCCTCGTCGATCTGGGGGACGGGGTCTTCTGCCTCGAGTTTCATTCCAAGATGAACACCATCGGCAACGACACCCTCTCCATGATCCAGAAAGGGGTGCGCCGGACCGAACAGGAAGGCATCGGCATGGTCATCGCCAATGAGGGGAGCCTCTTCTCCGCCGGGGCGAACCTCATGCTGATCGCCATGGCCGTGGCGGAAGGGGCGTGGGACGACCTGAACCTCACGGTACGCGCCTTCCAGCGCGCCATGATGGCCATCAAGTACGCCAAGGTTCCGGTTGTGGCGGCTCCGCACGCCCTGGTGATGGGGGGCGGGTGCGAGACCTGCCTGCACGCGGACGCCATCAACGCCCATGCCGAGACCTACATGGGACTCGTGGAGATCGGCGTGGGACTCATCCCGGCAGGCGGCGGAACGAAGGAAATGGCCCTGCGCGCCATCAGGCTTGCCGAGGAGCAGGACGCCGACGTGATGCCGTTCATCCTCAAGAACTACCGCAACATCGCCATGGCCAAGGTGAGCACGTCCGCCGCCGACCTGATGCGGATGGGGCTCATGCGGCCGGGCGACGGCATCTCCCTTGCGCTCGACCGGCGCATCCATGATGCGAAGCTGAAGTCGATCGCGCTTTCGGCGAACTACCGCCCCGGCCGACCGGCGACTGATCTCAAGGCCCCGGGGCGCTCCATCGCGGCGAGTATCAAGACGCAGCTCTGGAACCTGGAAGAGGGGGGCTTCATCTCGGCCTACGACCGCTACCTGGCCTCGGGAATCGCCGATGTCATCACCGGCGGCGACGTGCCGGCCGGGACCATGATTACCGAGGAGCATCTTCTGGACCTGGAGCGCGAGATGTTTCTCAAGTTCTGCGGTCAGAAAAAGACCCTCGAGCGCATCCAGCACATGCTGAAGAAAGGAAGGCCGCTCAGGAACTAG
- a CDS encoding thiolase family protein has translation MRAAYIVEAVRTPATRAYKGKLKDVRPDDLAAAAIRGLVERTGVDPMQVEDVIMGCAFPEGEQGMNVARIAALRAGIPYQVPCQTVNRFCSSGLQTIAAAADRIIAGFADCIIAGGTESMSMIPMGGNKYSANPGLVATWPESYASMGITAEFLVAKYGISRGDQDAFALGSHQKAARAIAEGRFAEEIIPVTASRCALEKGKMKCHDEVVDADDGVRSDTTLEALAKLKPAFKVNGTVTAGNSSQMTDGAAATLVVSEEFLKRSGMKPLARFICFAVRGVPPEIMGIGPVEAVPAALKMAWLTADQIDLFEFNEAFAVQTLACIGELGLDPARVNVNGGAIALGHPLGCTGAKLTATLLHEMRRRQAHHGMVTMCIGGGMGAAGIFELL, from the coding sequence ATGCGCGCAGCATACATAGTTGAGGCAGTACGCACCCCGGCCACCAGGGCCTACAAAGGAAAACTGAAGGACGTCCGACCGGACGACCTGGCGGCGGCCGCAATCCGGGGGCTTGTGGAGCGCACTGGGGTCGACCCTATGCAGGTCGAAGACGTCATCATGGGGTGCGCCTTTCCGGAAGGGGAACAGGGGATGAATGTCGCGCGCATCGCCGCGCTGAGGGCGGGGATCCCCTACCAGGTCCCCTGCCAGACCGTGAACCGGTTCTGCTCCTCCGGGCTGCAGACCATCGCCGCGGCGGCGGACCGGATCATCGCGGGGTTTGCCGACTGCATCATCGCCGGTGGGACCGAGAGCATGTCCATGATCCCGATGGGTGGCAACAAGTACAGCGCCAACCCGGGGCTTGTCGCCACCTGGCCCGAGAGCTACGCCTCGATGGGGATCACGGCGGAGTTCCTGGTTGCGAAATACGGCATCTCCCGCGGTGATCAGGACGCCTTCGCCCTGGGAAGCCACCAGAAAGCGGCGCGCGCCATCGCCGAGGGGAGGTTTGCCGAGGAGATCATCCCGGTGACCGCCTCTCGTTGCGCCCTCGAAAAGGGGAAGATGAAGTGCCATGACGAGGTGGTAGACGCGGACGACGGGGTGAGAAGCGACACCACCCTGGAGGCGTTGGCAAAACTGAAACCGGCCTTCAAGGTGAACGGCACGGTCACCGCCGGGAACTCTTCCCAGATGACGGACGGCGCCGCGGCCACCCTCGTAGTCTCCGAGGAGTTCCTCAAAAGAAGCGGCATGAAACCGCTGGCCCGCTTCATCTGCTTCGCCGTCAGGGGGGTCCCCCCCGAGATCATGGGGATCGGTCCGGTCGAGGCGGTGCCGGCGGCGCTCAAAATGGCGTGGCTTACCGCCGATCAGATCGATCTTTTCGAATTCAACGAGGCCTTCGCGGTGCAGACGCTTGCCTGCATCGGTGAGCTGGGACTCGACCCCGCGCGGGTGAACGTGAACGGCGGTGCCATCGCCCTGGGCCACCCGCTTGGGTGCACCGGTGCCAAACTTACCGCCACCTTGCTGCACGAGATGCGGCGCCGGCAGGCGCACCACGGCATGGTCACCATGTGCATCGGCGGCGGCATGGGAGCGGCGGGGATCTTCGAACTGCTCTGA
- a CDS encoding acyl-CoA dehydrogenase family protein — protein sequence MAARIFKGAEFLITEAGKDDVFVPEDFSDEQRQIGATTEQFVTNEVIPVRDDIEHQDFEKVVHLLRRCGELGLLMIDVPEEYGGLELDKATSMLAAEKISGSGSFSVVYAAHSGIGTLPLVYYGTEEQKARYLEKLTTGEWVAAYCLTEPESGSDALGARASATLSADGSHYILNGTKQFTTNGAIANLYTVFAKIDKEHFTAFLVERSMEGVSVGPEEKKMGIKGSSTTQVILDNVKVPVENLLGEIGKGHKIAFNVLNVGRFKLGAAVTGSAKGALADGAKYAVLRKQFGRPIASFGAIREKLADMAAGIFASESLVYRLAGLIDDRLATIPKETPNYYDVYQRGIEEYAMECAIAKVFCSEVLAFVADEVVQIHGGYGFIQEYPAERYYRDERINRIFEGTNEINRLLIPGTLLTRAMKGELPLEREAMKALDALTTPSFEEFDETVTFAREKALLAGLKQLFLVLAGSAARKYQARIKEEQELLLALADVVIGIFALESVVLRAEKILPALSEARRKTVAAAVLTFTFSANEQAASAARKAAFYVEEGDALAVLLGAVRRFTKFDASGLLDAKRLLADAVIESERYPF from the coding sequence ATGGCAGCGAGAATATTCAAGGGAGCGGAATTCCTGATCACCGAAGCGGGCAAGGACGACGTCTTCGTCCCTGAGGATTTCAGCGACGAGCAGCGCCAGATCGGCGCCACCACCGAGCAATTCGTCACCAATGAGGTGATCCCGGTCCGGGACGACATAGAGCACCAGGACTTTGAGAAGGTCGTGCACCTGCTGCGCCGCTGCGGCGAGTTGGGCCTCCTCATGATCGACGTCCCCGAGGAATACGGAGGCCTCGAGCTCGACAAGGCGACCAGCATGCTGGCGGCCGAGAAGATCTCCGGCTCGGGCTCCTTCTCGGTAGTCTATGCGGCCCACAGCGGCATCGGGACGCTACCTCTCGTCTATTACGGCACCGAGGAGCAGAAGGCGCGTTACCTGGAGAAACTGACCACCGGGGAGTGGGTGGCGGCTTACTGCCTCACCGAGCCCGAGTCCGGCAGTGACGCCCTCGGGGCCCGGGCGAGCGCAACCCTCTCCGCCGACGGCAGCCACTACATCCTGAACGGCACCAAGCAGTTCACCACCAACGGCGCCATCGCCAACCTCTACACCGTGTTCGCCAAGATCGACAAGGAGCACTTCACCGCGTTCCTTGTCGAGCGGAGCATGGAAGGGGTGAGCGTCGGCCCGGAAGAGAAGAAGATGGGGATCAAGGGATCATCGACCACCCAGGTGATCCTCGACAACGTGAAGGTGCCCGTGGAGAACCTCTTGGGTGAGATCGGCAAGGGGCACAAGATAGCCTTCAACGTGCTGAACGTAGGACGCTTCAAGCTCGGCGCGGCGGTCACCGGCTCGGCCAAGGGCGCCCTGGCCGACGGCGCGAAGTATGCGGTGCTGAGAAAGCAGTTCGGCCGTCCCATCGCCTCGTTCGGGGCCATCCGGGAGAAACTCGCCGACATGGCCGCCGGGATCTTCGCTTCCGAATCGCTCGTTTACCGCCTTGCCGGACTGATCGACGACCGGCTCGCCACCATCCCGAAGGAAACCCCGAACTACTACGACGTCTACCAGCGTGGCATCGAGGAGTACGCCATGGAGTGCGCCATCGCCAAGGTGTTCTGCTCCGAGGTGCTCGCCTTCGTGGCCGACGAGGTGGTGCAGATACACGGCGGTTACGGTTTCATTCAGGAGTATCCGGCTGAGCGCTACTACCGGGACGAGCGCATCAACCGGATCTTCGAGGGGACCAACGAGATCAACCGCCTGCTCATCCCGGGTACCCTTTTGACCCGGGCGATGAAAGGCGAGCTTCCGCTCGAGCGCGAGGCGATGAAGGCGCTCGATGCCCTCACCACACCGTCCTTCGAAGAGTTCGACGAAACGGTTACCTTCGCGCGTGAAAAGGCGCTCCTCGCAGGCCTCAAGCAGCTCTTCCTCGTTCTGGCGGGATCCGCGGCACGGAAATACCAGGCCCGGATCAAGGAGGAACAGGAGCTTCTCCTGGCTCTTGCCGACGTGGTGATCGGAATCTTCGCGCTCGAAAGCGTAGTGCTGCGCGCGGAGAAGATCCTGCCCGCTCTCAGTGAAGCACGCCGAAAAACCGTTGCCGCAGCGGTCCTTACCTTCACCTTCAGCGCCAACGAGCAGGCGGCCTCCGCGGCACGCAAGGCCGCTTTCTACGTGGAAGAGGGGGATGCCCTCGCCGTCTTGCTGGGAGCAGTCAGACGCTTCACCAAGTTCGACGCGTCCGGTCTTCTGGATGCGAAGCGGCTTTTAGCCGATGCGGTCATAGAGTCCGAAAGATATCCCTTCTAG
- a CDS encoding sensor histidine kinase: MAGPKSVVDEHGKHGTTAAAAAEPVAKRDTGHETQGNSEELELRLGQVEAKLKQEQAARAEAERELGRLHDETVRLKASLDNVSRELESLSYSISHDLRAPVRHMIGFSNALQEDFGDKLEPTALSYLDCIVRAGRKMENLVEALLGLSRIGRQEMTLLNLDLSQMATSHAATLKEADPARKAEFKIQEHLHAHGDAVLMRAVLEQLIGNAWKFTVRSDPAIIEVGSKEEGGERVFFVRDNGVGFDMRFADRLFSPFQRMHREEDFPGLGVGLATVQRIVHRHGGRVWAEAQPDAGASFYFTIAT; the protein is encoded by the coding sequence ATGGCGGGGCCGAAGAGCGTCGTTGATGAGCACGGAAAGCATGGGACCACGGCTGCGGCCGCGGCTGAGCCCGTCGCAAAGCGCGACACCGGGCACGAGACGCAGGGGAACTCTGAGGAGTTGGAACTCCGTCTGGGGCAAGTGGAGGCGAAGCTCAAGCAGGAGCAGGCCGCACGTGCCGAAGCCGAGCGGGAGCTTGGCCGCCTGCACGACGAGACGGTACGCCTGAAGGCTTCTCTGGACAACGTGAGCCGCGAGCTTGAGTCCCTCAGTTACTCCATCTCCCACGACCTGCGCGCCCCTGTCAGGCATATGATCGGCTTCAGCAACGCTTTGCAGGAAGATTTCGGCGACAAACTGGAACCCACAGCGCTTAGCTACCTCGATTGCATCGTCAGGGCGGGCCGGAAAATGGAGAACCTGGTCGAAGCTCTCCTTGGGCTTTCCAGGATCGGGCGGCAGGAGATGACCCTGCTCAACCTCGATTTGAGCCAGATGGCAACGAGTCACGCTGCGACTTTGAAGGAGGCGGATCCGGCAAGGAAGGCGGAGTTCAAGATCCAGGAGCATCTGCACGCGCACGGTGACGCGGTCCTTATGAGAGCCGTCCTTGAACAACTGATCGGCAACGCCTGGAAGTTCACCGTGAGGAGCGACCCCGCCATCATCGAGGTGGGGAGCAAAGAGGAGGGGGGAGAGCGCGTCTTCTTCGTGCGCGACAACGGTGTCGGGTTCGATATGCGCTTCGCCGACCGGCTCTTCAGCCCGTTTCAGCGCATGCACCGCGAGGAGGATTTCCCGGGGCTCGGGGTCGGACTTGCGACGGTGCAGCGCATCGTGCACCGCCATGGCGGCAGGGTCTGGGCAGAGGCGCAGCCAGACGCCGGCGCTTCTTTTTACTTCACCATCGCCACGTGA
- a CDS encoding GntR family transcriptional regulator, with protein sequence MKKSCQMVERALVEELLKGEFKPGCPLSSERELAARFGVSRATVREALQKLQSAGWISVQQRHTTVVNDFWSHGDLEILSSITRNSEEFPPDLGAHLLELRLQFAPDYARRAIENNAAGVAAILSKAEKLRNCASALVKFDWELHLAMAVMSGNRVYPLVLNSFSGVYSKLRSSLFTKEKHRLQLRSYYREMLAAASAGNALLAENITRTAMLFRLNDFKNCFAPLQGELPAPA encoded by the coding sequence ATGAAAAAAAGCTGCCAGATGGTGGAGAGGGCCTTGGTGGAAGAACTGCTTAAAGGGGAGTTCAAACCGGGGTGTCCGCTGTCGAGTGAACGGGAACTTGCGGCGAGGTTCGGGGTTAGCAGGGCGACGGTGCGGGAGGCGCTTCAAAAACTGCAGAGCGCCGGGTGGATCTCGGTGCAGCAGCGCCACACCACCGTAGTCAACGATTTTTGGTCTCACGGCGACCTGGAAATCCTCTCCTCGATAACGAGAAACAGCGAGGAGTTCCCGCCCGATCTGGGCGCGCACCTGCTGGAGTTGAGGCTCCAGTTCGCCCCGGACTATGCGCGCAGGGCGATCGAAAACAACGCGGCCGGGGTCGCTGCGATCCTTAGCAAGGCGGAGAAGTTGCGAAACTGTGCCTCAGCACTGGTGAAGTTCGACTGGGAGTTGCACCTGGCGATGGCCGTCATGTCAGGAAACCGTGTGTACCCGCTCGTACTGAACAGCTTTTCCGGCGTCTACTCAAAGCTCAGGTCTTCGCTTTTCACCAAAGAGAAACACCGGCTGCAATTGCGCAGCTACTACCGCGAGATGCTCGCCGCGGCAAGTGCCGGCAACGCGCTGCTGGCCGAGAACATCACCCGCACGGCGATGCTCTTCAGGTTGAACGATTTCAAGAACTGTTTCGCCCCTCTGCAGGGGGAACTGCCGGCCCCAGCCTGA